Genomic DNA from Octopus bimaculoides isolate UCB-OBI-ISO-001 chromosome 3, ASM119413v2, whole genome shotgun sequence:
TATGGAGTTTAGGTATACTTTgctatttaatcttttatctttaactcatTATCTCAGTTTCATTGAACGCTTGATGTGACTGCTGTAGTTGTTGAGCACAAGTACATACTTTGAAACAATTTCAAGCTcttgttattttcagttttatttctatgaaattctttttcatttattagacTTCTTTTTTGGcattttaatgctgaaaaatattaaacaaattgaataatatgaaattataaattcTCTAGTAATTTTTATCATTGCAATAAATTCATATAAAGttgtttttgtgtaatttataAACCATTCagatgttatttgtttgttttattctattgtctaaacaatgttaaatatttattctttgtaggAATTACTGCTTTGGAAATGGCTGAGGGGAAGCCACCTTATGGAGATATTCACCCCATGCGAGTAAGTTTGAAGTTGAAATACAGATTGTGATGTTAAGGGTATTTAAAATAGCATTTGTTGAAATAAACCTTGACTGTGTATATCTTGTGTACAAGAATACAAACTGATCAAGTTATTCTCCAAGAAGTTGAGGGATCTGGAACATAAGAATGGTGACTTTAGATTATGAAGATAAGATTAGTGCTTCTGGTGATTTAAACACTGAATGTGTCATTCTTTGCATCTTGTAATCATTAAGGAAAGATAATTTGAAACTGTACTGGACAGCTATTCATGATAAACaaatgtgttattttattatcattaaactatcaaaaattgtaaacaaatggaaatcataaaaagtttctttttttaaataattttcacattTCATGAAATGTTATTGGAATCAAGAACTATTAGGAAggaaatgatgaaaaagaaaaatttcaaaatatttacttgACGTATGAACTTAAAGAACATTAACagcattttaattatttctataaccAGTAGTATTTTCATTGTTTAGTGGAAGTTTTGCCTTGTTGCTTATCACAAAATGGGATGCCAAAAAACCCCTCATGTTACTTGATTCTGGAAACTTACACTCCGAATATTTTGGAAACATATTTGTTctcatgttttattatattttcaaaattgtttcttGTTTATCAAGGCAATATTCATGATTCCTaccaaaccaccaccatcatttcgtAATCCTGATAAATGGTCACCTGAGTTTATAGAATTTGTGTCAAAATGTTTGGTGAAAAATCCTGAACAGAGAGCAATGGCTAGTGATTTGTTGAAGGTAAGCTTATGTGTCAAAATTatttcaacctctctctctctctcaaaatagtACTTTAGATATGGAAATACTTACTCCTTACATTCCCACAAGAAAATAACCTCTCTCTGTCAGCGACCACTTCATATAATACCATGAAAATAATCATGTAATTGCCTCTTCTACCACTTGAAACTGTTTTCCCTTTTTAATGAACACTCTGTCGTATCTGTATCGCCAGATCCAATGGTGATTATCTCTCCTACACGATGGGTTAATCACTCTTAAAACATTCCATTAAAGCAACTTTGTTACCCTTGACATCAgcaaattctttcattctttacttAGAGAAACTTCTAAATAAGTTGGCTGCCTCTCCACTAATTTGAAAGCGACCAATCAGTTCATTCAGTCACAGCATATTGATGCAGATCTCTTTTATTCTATTCACTAAAGTGTCAGTTACACATGCAtgagtatgattgtgtgtatatatacacaatcatttatgcagtttgagtatatatatgaacCTAAATATTACCTCCATTGAAAGGAAAAATGTCATTGAAATTGTACTTTTATCTTAAATTGAATTGGCGATGTGAGTATTTCATCTCATTACTGATCTCCCACCATACTATCCATTGTGCGAAGTATCAGTTAAAACAGTTTTGGCAAAATACATTTGTTACTAACAATTGCTCCCAGTATTTTGACTTAAATCTCAGTAAAgaatttcattttccatctttttGAGTACTTTCACTTTCAGATTGGTattattcatgtgtttgtttcagcatgaatttataaaaagttGTGATCCACATACCATTCTGCAAAAAATGATACTAGAAGCTCGTGAAATACAAGAATCTCAGCAATCACATTTAATAAATGAAGATGAATCAGTAAGTGTTATACTGTTTAAAATGAAAACCAgaaatgaattataattattgttcatCTCTCTCTTAAGAGAAAACAATGACAGTTTGTTAAATGACATAATATCATTGAAGAAAATTTTAGCTCTTGCAAAATTTAATACATTTCAATGTTTATTCTTATCATAGAACTGAATAGCTTTCAGAAATAAAGTATATGGAGTAACAAATAGATGGTATCAGAAATTTCATTCCTTATCCCATTTAATTATTAGATATATCTTAATTGAAAAGATTTAGCATAAGTTTATGAATTAAACATGCCTTAtgcattttttcttcaaattatttttatggtGATAAGGTTTTAACattttctgtcattatttttgtAACTGGTGCAGGctaaatataattcatataatttttctctttttgttcataCAATATTTTGTGATCTTTCTTATTTCAGGGGGAAGATGATTATTTAGACAATGGTACAATGGTTCGAAGCAGCAGTGGGGTTAATGCACGTACAGATGACTCAGGGACAATGAAGGCATCAAATGATGGTGAAATTACTTTACTATTTTCTGAATCTCTTGTAAATAAGGAGCTTTACAAATTTGTCTAAAACCAAAGAAATATTGCAGCAATACCCAGATTTATTCACAGTTATTTAGTGAAGTTGtatacattcattaatattttaccaGGTGTGAATTAAAGATCTCTTTCCCTTTGTTTCTTTAGAAAGAAACTTGTTGAGAGACCATGCCTTACTTTTATACTCCTTACTGTTTACAGTCTTCAAGAATGTACAagcaatatgtttgtgtgcatctgtggTAGCAACCAAAGTTGTtgccattattgtttttatgttacaATGGGTTGTTGTTTTGCTCATGTTTGCTCTGGTTGAGCAGATCTTTGGTCAGTGACGTTTCACATTCATGATCCCATATTTTATTGGatcataatatatttgaaattatgttatctatgttgtttttttaatgttagtaATATGACTCCTTTTGGATATGTTAGTAATATGACTCTTTTCACATACAATGTTTCCTGAAGCTTACAACACCCCATCAACTTAGAGCATTTTAGTGCCAGCCATTTAACAATGAATCGGAGGTGATATTTTCTGTCAGTTTTAGAAATTACTCTAATCTTGATATATTTGCTCTCTTGAATATCTttatctgatatatttatatacttaatgcttatgtggtgtgtgtgtgtgtgtgtgtgactaatagagagaacgagagaaataaaatattttcttttcatctttgttATTTGTGTCATTCTTTTAGGCACGTTAGTGGAGAGCACAAGTGGTACTGTGATAGTGAACAGCGAGGCTAGTACTTTGGTAGAGTCAGAGCTAGGCACAATGGTGATTAATGAAGACACTGATGAGGAAGAGAATTCTACTATGAAAAGTAAGTATCATGAAATAATGTTTGTTGATAACATATGGTAGCTCATGTGTTCATGGTCATCATTCTGTCACCTAGATGACCACATCTTTCATATCATTACAAAGTAGGCTACATTGTGATTTTGTTGTCcccacctttttcttttatttttggacAGGCGAAATTTCCTTTGACCACCAACCAGTTAGAGAAATCATTAAGTTTTGTAAGCCAATGAATGATTATCATTACTTTCTTTGGTATTCCTCACCAGAAGAACTAACTTGACTTTTCAGCTAGACTCCCAATCAAAAacacagaaattcataaaaactGGTTTATAATCACAGCACTCATTGTGATCTCTTTTACTATCCAAGgtgaacaatatttctttttaggaTTACATGCACTCATAAATATAGGTACATGCTGCCTgccacatacaggcacacatacaagcCAGCATTGCCGTAGCTTGGGGAGTTGATGCTAACATCACAAAGTAATTTACTCTAGTTAAACTTCTAGATAAACAACAGGCTGAGTATTTGTCTAAGTGACTTAGGAGTTaggtaacttttttattttcttaatagtAAGTTTCTTTGGATTTCTGTTTTAAGCAGCAGATAATAATTCTGCAactaaaataaatctgaaaatttaatttttggaATCCCCCTTCTCTGTTCAACCCAATCCCTTATGTTTAAATTGTATTTCTGAAAAAATTTCTAAGAATACAATTCAAGTATGAAAATATTACTGCTGGTCAACCCCTAATAAAGAAAGaagtggaatgaaaaaaaaatgaaaattttgaaatatgtttttatttgcagAATATCATAATTTCTActgttaaaaacagaaataaatctaGAGCAAGCTTGTGAATTCATCTCATGAGAAGACTAAACAACACAGACCATGTTTGATGCAATAACAACACTGAAATGAATGTGTGGACAAACAGATTATGAACTTCACTATCTACATTAATAAACAGTTACATGAAAGAATAATTTCCAGATTTATCAAAAGAAACCCTACTGACCTGATATTAACGTTAATAGACCAAGTAGCTAAGGAATAACTAGCAGAATCAAGAATTCCAACTTTGGACATTGAATGTTTTACTATTTTGTGCTGCTGTTACCATTTATGAATAGGTGGGAGTAACATTTATTGACAGattgtatttaaaaagaaagaacaaaaatagatATCTCTTCAGACAAATGTCAACAGACTTCAAAACAATACTGGACATTTAGACATTGTCATTGAGTGCAAATCTgtattaataaaagcaaaattctgtctgtctgtctaggaCCCTGTATCTTAGTCTACGtctgctctacatagacatattatacctctttggaatcaggatgatcccacgattgaaaatctgcccttcatttggttcttgaacatccagcattgggatctgatttaaaagcatttgggttgctatttttagcaggtaaagcttggttgattcatgccatcttggttggTGTTTGTCAGAGGACATCAGAGATCAAggaggagataaatgacattcactttGTCAATTTTCCGTCAAGATAAGAACTTtgagacaaattggccaacagctggaattcaacttgggactggaacaatagaatgattgcattacagaattaattctcatccgtccttaacctctCATTAAACACCACCACTAttcattatagatgtattatagtcatgctatttagctctgtTCAGTTTTGGActgcaggcccaattagccctctgcaggagctagcttaaaagttcACATGGAGTGTGGGTTTTTAGCTAGTTAAATAATGAATTTACTTACCACCagctacaaaatatttctttcaaggtCTGTAATTCTCTTTTAAGAATAACCCAAGTTTAGAAATAACATGCAGTATCATTCCATTTTATGTAAGTAATAGTAAATGAAGATACAGTTAATAAAATTCAAAGTTGCATGTAGTTATTAGAATCAGAGAGGGTGAGAGGTTAAAGTGAATAAAGTTAGGAATAATAGTTAATTCTCTTGTCCTGAAGTTATAACTAATCATCAgcaatttcaaattctttttggTTGAAACTTCAGTTTAAATGAACCCCACCCCACAGAAGTGGGCtgacttctaaaaaaaaaaacaaagattttcACCTAAAGAAATCTATGATTGAAATTTATGATGGATTTTCTTGTCTTAAGGATGAGAGAATTATGTATTCTTTGCAACCTTATTCAATTTAACTTATTGCCTTTCACCTATCACCTCATCTGATTTCAATAATTGCTCACAACTTTGAGATTCAATAGCATAATTTTGAATTGAacaaattattgatatatatatatatatatatataagctttccATTATAAGCATAGTTCTCATGATTGCACTAGAGAAAAGAGTAAATATGAAACATCTGTAAACGCATAGAAGTCTTTAAAGTCTTACAATAtagattaattttgcctttaattttgcacaaaaatattaacaataacaaaaaacataaGCTTCTTGGAACCCCACTACTCTTATTCCCCCCCTCCACTTCCTTGGAAAAAGTAAATCACTTATGTATAATTGTTCAGGCATAAAAAAAGGAGTCTTCAGCTTGTATAATTGTTCAGGCATAAAAAAAAGGGACCCTTTCAGTTTCTCATGTGCAAAATGTTGTTAACATATAAAAGAGAGGTGAATGGTATTTTGAATAATGAGCAATGGGTATATTTTCCTGATGCACTGGCAAAGATGGGCTGattgcttaaaaagaaaaaaaaggcacaaTGATTTTCTCTGAAATGAATGTTGAATTTGAAACTCTTCACTTACACAACAACTATTAAAAGATACTGTTAGAAAATGATATTTGGCTttatgagaaataaaagaaaatatttcattaattgatACTGTTATTATTAAAGTTAGCCATTTAAAACTGCTGTTTCTTAACCTGTAAGTGTTAAAGAAATAGAAGGCTAAAAATAAAGCATCATTGATCATGTTTTGTCTTAGAAAACTCAGAAGTTTGTCATACCTGATTTCATTTTGTTCAGGCCATAATACATCAACTGCCAACAAGAACAAGTACCGTCCAGCATACCTTGATCATTTcgagaaaaaagaacaagaagagaaGAATAGAGTGAGTGGTCAGCTAAAGTCTCAACGAGAACAACAGCAGAGTCACTCAGCAGTCTCTGCATCAAATCCAACTCCACAGAAACAGGCAATACCACCACACCGTTTTCAGCGATCTTTTATTGATGGTGATTATGAATTTGCAAGTTATGTAAGTAATTTTCAACACTTTCTACTTCCTTTATAATTGCAGAACCATTTGTTCCACATAATCACATTGTTTTTCTCTTCACACTCAAACTTTTTCTGAGTGACTCTGCTGTTGTTCTCGTTGAGACTTTGCTtctcttatttaatttctttctgcaCTGGTAtatgaaaatgtttcttttatggatatagctgctatttctttttaatttactttttattaagTAATCCTAGTTAACTCTGAGAATAAAGCATTTGATCAATATTATTTGTTACAGCTTTGTCATGAACATGTTGTTCAAAATTtaaagacataaaagaaaatatttctctaagaaacaaaacaaaaaaaaaaaccctaattcTCCTGATGATTGAAATATTATGAAACTTGagtcacaagaaaaaaacattcatttaaaATAAGTAATATGCTCTAAACCTTGTACTGAATATGCTCTTTCTCttattattcatatgtatatatatatatatatatatatatatatatatatatatatatatatatatgtatgtgtgtatatataaatttagtaaatgtatatatataatttagtaaatggagtaaaacgcatatgtttaaaatttttttatcctttgtttttGATAGTGACATATATAATGTCTGTGagtgttttaaaatatgaatCTTGCCATTGGCTTTCCACATTGCAGTCAGGTCACAGTGTATTAACTGTGTTGTTGGTTTTACTGTACATAATTTATATCATTCAActatggtagtagttgaataatattcttaaggctgcaatttactcacatgcagcacctttcagagcttgttgctaattcagttcttaaccaaattgaaaactgttaacatttttgaagaggtttggcataaaaaaattgagatttaaTCTAGtagaaaaagtttacatcaa
This window encodes:
- the LOC106870147 gene encoding serine/threonine-protein kinase 3, which gives rise to MSRDNKIDNCNEEHKFSELKLSDECLARQPDEVFDIICKIGRGSYGSVYKALHKESGSVLAIKKVPVDTDLQEIIKEISIMQQCDSQFIVKYYGSYFKNTDLLIVMEYCGAGSVSDIMRLRNKTLNELEIATILSYTLKGLDYLHSRRKIHRDIKAGNILLNNEGQAKLADFGVAGQLTDTMAKRNTVIGTPYWMAPEVIQEIGYDCVADIWSLGITALEMAEGKPPYGDIHPMRAIFMIPTKPPPSFRNPDKWSPEFIEFVSKCLVKNPEQRAMASDLLKHEFIKSCDPHTILQKMILEAREIQESQQSHLINEDESGEDDYLDNGTMVRSSSGVNARTDDSGTMKASNDGTLVESTSGTVIVNSEASTLVESELGTMVINEDTDEEENSTMKSHNTSTANKNKYRPAYLDHFEKKEQEEKNRVSGQLKSQREQQQSHSAVSASNPTPQKQAIPPHRFQRSFIDGDYEFASYLRTLPYDELEKRLRNLDPEMEREIEELRARYQAKRQPILEAIDAKKKRQQKF